tatatatatatatatatatatatatttatgttctgcacattttttttattttattatgtaagtcaaaaaaaaatatggatTAAAGAATTCCATTTGTTAATTACTGAAttaattgtatataatCTAATTAATgtacaaaaaaaagtttacaaatacaaataaataaatgtaaaatatatatatatatatatatatatatatatatatatttatttatttatttattatttgttcaGTTAGACCACCAAGGATGATTACATAATTCCTTCAGGTTTAATTTCTCACGATTTTCCAAGGATAATAATTGCtacaaaaagaaaaatatatatatatatatgtgaaacattaaatttatttatttatctatttatttatttatccATTTATCTATTCAGTTGTGCATTTTCCTCTTTACGTTTATTATATCCTTTAGATCATCCGGCCAGTGAAATGTGAAttcaaaattataaagatTCATTCCACATTTTACAAAATTCCTAAATGTTCTATCATTAAATGAATCTGCAGATTCCCATATATAGCTATTATTCCATATccaaataaaaaatactcctaacatatatttatcagCATTGGTTACATTATAATAGAAACGTTTTCTTTCTTCTTGATCCGTAATGGATTTTAGATATTCATAAGGGtcattaatttttaaattttcatGTATTCGAACAATATTCCAACATTCTGGTGGAAGTAAAGGAATCTTCGATATACATGGTTGATAAGATTCATAATAACGTAAACATTTCTTACCTTTTACATGtctattattataagtatatatagGAGCAGTATTTGCAAAATCACATAACCTTAACTCATAATCCTTACctattaatatattttctgGAGACAAATCTAAATGACTTAATCCAGTTTCATGTAATTTtgttaataattttaaacTTTCATGTAAAATCCTTTTTTTCTCTTGTCTCCTATTACCTAGAAAACCTAAAATTCTTCTTTTCtgtacatatttataaatatcttCCCCATATAATTCAGagattataataatatttgcctttttattaaatcGTAATTGATATTTCAGCATATGATTTAACTTtttcaaattattatatttaccTCTAGAAAAACGAGtatttacattattatcattatgaTTATCACATAGCTCATATAATATACCATAAAATTTAGGAGCAATACCTGgataatatttatttaaaaatgcTAATGAAATAGCTTCCATAACAAAATTCTCTTCActtaataaatattctcctttatgttcatttaatatattaaattgtCGAACCCACACAGATGCAGGTActattttaataaataatttcaCACTTTCATTTTTACCATTCTTTGATTTTACTTCAGTTTTAAATACTTTTTGTATCCTACGATTGTTTTGTGAATAACCTATATCCGATATTGTATTTAATTCCCAGtctttataatttatacCAT
The Plasmodium gaboni strain SY75 chromosome Unknown, whole genome shotgun sequence DNA segment above includes these coding regions:
- a CDS encoding serine/threonine protein kinase, FIKK family; the encoded protein is MKKKTREEIILLLKWVSCKKCILSVLVFICCFLMSFNIFEPRIEIIKLDWYVRYYRHLSEVCSDNNDRGERKLYDKYDKYNKEKTKAKYKDDKFNNKKRNKENNVSVEEEECERCKSLRENYNNKENRSYNENENCVNLEDIKLCDNTTWKYKIKKFITCSYNRNEDEKIVYNWKLGKNILGKMINSTEDFSINGINYKDWELNTISDIGYSQNNRRIQKVFKTEVKSKNGKNESVKLFIKIVPASVWVRQFNILNEHKGEYLLSEENFVMEAISLAFLNKYYPGIAPKFYGILYELCDNHNDNNVNTRFSRGKYNNLKKLNHMLKYQLRFNKKANIIIISELYGEDIYKYVQKRRILGFLGNRRQEKKRILHESLKLLTKLHETGLSHLDLSPENILIGKDYELRLCDFANTAPIYTYNNRHVKGKKCLRYYESYQPCISKIPLLPPECWNIVRIHENLKINDPYEYLKSITDQEERKRFYYNVTNADKYMLGVFFIWIWNNSYIWESADSFNDRTFRNFVKCGMNLYNFEFTFHWPDDLKDIINQLLSLENREKLNLKELCNHPWWSN